The DNA sequence CCGCCGCGACCGCCATCGACCGCATCGAAGCGAGCCCGCGCGTGCGCATCGTCTTTCCGACCGCTTCCCATCACGCGGCCGCACGCGGCTGGATTTCCCGTCTCGGCGACCAACGGATCACGTACACCGACGCCGTCAGCTTCGCCGTGATGGAGTCCGAGCCATGCGCGGCCGTGCTGGGCTTCGATCGCGACTTCGCCCTCGCCGGATTCCGCTTCTGGGGCCGGATGCGATCGCCGCGGTGAGCACGATCGCCGCGGCTCCCGCACGACGCCGCAGTTCCCCCCGGATCACCAGATCGCGTCTCGAGACGCCTCTGACTTTCGCTTTGGACCCGGTTGCGGTACCAGGGGAACCGGGTCGATGCGCGACACCGTCTTCATCCACACCAACCGGAAGCAACGTCTCGGCGCCCTGGTGTCGGCGTACTCGCTGACGTCGCGCTCCAAGACCCCCGACGCCTTCGACGTTCGCATCATCTGGACCGACGACTATCCCTTCATCAAGGAGCGCGACGGCCAGGCGTACCTCCGCGACGGCCGCAAGGTACTCTGGGTCGAGGACGATCTGCAGTCGTTTCCGCCGCTCCGTTTCGAGCCGCCGCGCCTCATGGGGTACGAGGGCCGGGCGGTCGTGGTGGACCCCGACGTGTTCGCGGTCGGCGACGTCGCCGAGCTGTTGCGGCGCGACATGCGCGGACACGGCGTGCTCGCCAAGCGCATGCCGGCGGGCGGACGGAAGCCCGGACACTGGGCGTCGAGCGTGATGCTCCTCGACTGCGCCAAGCTCCGCCACTGGAACGCCGCGCAGGATTTCGCGAAGCTCTTCGCCTTCGAGCGCGACTACGACCAGTGGATGTGGCTCCTGCTCGAGCCGCCCGGGCTGGTGGGCGAGCTCGAGGAGCAATGGAAC is a window from the Deltaproteobacteria bacterium genome containing:
- a CDS encoding type II toxin-antitoxin system VapC family toxin, yielding MARRERRGSVLVDSGAWIALFSARDQHHTDADDLFRRAVREQTPLLTTNLVLAEVHRLLLFRAGIPAAATAIDRIEASPRVRIVFPTASHHAAARGWISRLGDQRITYTDAVSFAVMESEPCAAVLGFDRDFALAGFRFWGRMRSPR